The Plasmodium cynomolgi strain B DNA, chromosome 5, whole genome shotgun sequence genome segment AGTAGTGGTTGCATCTGCACTTTATTCCCAAAAGTCCTATACGCTTGCAACagaagaagcattttttcttgtcctcGGATTCGTTCACGTTGCTACTGCTGCTCGGTTCGTCTGTCACATTGGGAGCAGCGTTGCTAGAGCTACTTCCGCTTGCGTTTTGGTTAGTATCATTATTTTCGTTGTTGTCCGTTTCGACACTGTTTAAGTTGGTGGAGGCAGGCTGCTGCTCCTCAGGTAGGGGGTTCTCATTTTTCACAAATGTCGACGTTTCCGCTTCCATCTTTTTATCGCTTATATAACTTGGTTCCATTAgactatttatttttttgtaattatgcaaattttctgtgatgtttttttcgtttatctTTTCCATGTCcgatatttctttttttttcttttcttggAATTCTCGGTAACATTTTGAGCACAAGTTGTTGTTCGCAGGGTTCCCGTAAAATCCGCAGTTGTTCTCGCACAACACAGGGGTTGGCTGCAAGTGTGTAAGTGAGTGTTAGTGTGCGTGAGTGGAAGGGGTAATGGCAAAAGTTATGTAATGGGCAAAGTTGCGGAGGGGGCGCTCCTCCTATTGCGCATTATCCGTCGAGACCCTCTTCTCAGTGATAAGCAAAACGCGCACAACGCGCACAACACGCACTGCAAGGACAACCCACACAGAGAGCGCAACGTGCAGAGGCACGCTGATTGGCGGATTCCTTACCGTGGTTGCGTTTTTCTCGGAACTCATTGTGCCTGGGCTTCCTTaacaaagaaatatattttatacaagTAAACAGCGACCGGGTAAAATGatcaaaaaatggttaaaaaaaaaaaaaaaaaatctctgCAGTTGCACGGTTCTCCTTTTTACATGCTCATACGGATTAACAAAATGACGGGGCGCGGGGTGAATAACTTCCTTCCAAACAATTTCGTCGCGCTGTGATGGGCATACAAGGTGTACTCATATGCGGTATAGTTATCTATATGTGGATTTCACTCTTCTACTTCCGCACAAACTCAACAATCATGCATGTGCGTGTtggtatgtatacatatataaacttCGCTTTGTGCATAAGCTGGCTTCTACTACTCTGCTGgctttttcgttttgcctTAACAATTTCGTTCGTTCATTTCCCTTTCGGCTGTTTTGAAATTTATATGCgtgtgtaaaaattgtgagcTTCATAAATTGTGTACttcataaaatgaaaacccCAGAAGTTGCGAACTCCGTCAATTTGTGCTTCGTATATAATGTTCACTTTGCGATTTCTTGCATAGCAGAGCGATGCTCTATGAGGCGCGGTTGGAAGTGCGGgcggagggggaaaaaacgtaCTGTGCTGAATTACGTGCGGAGGCTTACGTAATCCTAACAATTTCTGCTAAAttggatggaaaaaaaaacgacttcCTTGCTTCTCATCCGTATCTTCCCAATTTTCGCAACATGCTAATGGCTCCCACAATTGTCGACGCAGTCACGGGGTGGTAAACGTTCGTCCAATGATATCATGAGCTATAAATCCACGCCGAACTTCTTAATTCGCGTAATAAAGCAAGCGCtctttttgtgtgtataCCTCTGTAGAACTAAAAGTGCATAAACGTATAGAAGTACACAGGGTGGATGTATTGTGGTACGTAcaatgtgtgtgcatgctTGCGCGTTTGTAAATACGTGAAGGCGCACGaaacatgcatacataaatacatacataaatacatacatacgtgtgtgtgcaCGTATTTTGTGAGcgcttgcatttttttttttttccaatttggctgttttgttcatacaaaaatgggaaattttctgtttttttttttttttgttttctttctttttctcttaattTTGGCTATCTCACATATAGATAGCATAATAAATTGCGCGCTTCTCTcctttgtacatttttacgCTATACAATCCAGGAGgacgcttcttcctcttcgttcCGTCGCAGTGTTGCAGTGGCACTTGTGGGTCTCGCTAGGAAAGTCTTACTGGCACTACACTAGCGCTAGCACGGGTGACTCAAAGCAGTCACGGCAAAGCATAAAAGctattaaagaaaaatcaaaCGATGTTGGCGGGCCGCCGGGGGAAGACGTGCCTTGGGCTTTATGCTGCTGTCACCTAGTTGTAAAAGGGGGAGGCGTCAAGATGTATCATCACGCGCAACGCCCAGGTGAGGATGCAGCGAGGCGGAGGGGCGACGCGAGAGGATAACGAAGGGAACGTGTAAACGTGGCAAATGTGGCAAACGTGGTAAATATGGCAAACGTGGTAAATGTGGCAAACGTGGTAAACGTGGCAAATATGTAGTAAGCGTGGTAAACGTGGCAAACTTGGCAAATATGTAGTAAACGTGGTAAACGTGGTAAGCGTGGTAAACGTGGCAAACATGGAGAACGTGACAAACGTGGCAAACGACGCATGCCAACGAGGCAATCAATTCAAATTTACCATAACTGCAGGGGCGCACTAACGAAACAGATTGGCTTCATATCACGGGGGGAAAAGTTAATTCgtcatatatatgcatatacgcATAAGTTACGTACGTGCGTGCGTGATGTTAAACCTATTTTGGGCTACTTCAAATTCGTTCGCAAAGTGAAATTTGCTTCTTACGAGTAGCTGCGCggcgtgcaaaaaaaaaaaaaaaaaaaaaaagcgttagCGGCGTGCAGAGTTTTATCAAAGTTCTTTTTGGTAATGATGGGCTGCCGACGACGCAGGTACAAAAGCTATGCGCGCGTGCGTAGTACGTGAATGCCATGAACACGTGCACATGAAGAACGTACACATGAAGAACGTACACATGCATAAAGCGTACACGTACGTGCGCGCGTTGtacgaaaaagcgaaaaagcgGTATGCGTGCGCATGGGTCAGCGTTAAGTGCGATCAGGCAAGTGGGCATTCGCACGGGTATACACGTTTTTATGTACACGCGGAGATGATGTACGTACAATGAGCGTACATGACTGCTTCGCCGCTCCAGCGGGGATTTATTTGTACCTGTAAACGTACGTACAAGTACATGtagtattttatttatacgaATGTTAATGGACGTATATATACTCAATACATATGTACTATCCGTTCACGCGTTTATATATATNNNNNNNNNNNNNNNNNNNNNNNNNNNNNNNNNNNNNNNNNNNNNNNNNNNNNNNNNNNNNNNNNNNNNNNNNNNNNNNNNNNNNNNNNNNNNNNNNNNNNNNNNNNNNNNNNNNNNNNNNNNNNNNNNNNNNNNNNNNNNNNNNNNNNNNNNNNNNNNNNNNNNNNNNNNNNNNNNNNNNNNNNNNNNNNNNNNNNNNNNNNNNNNNNNNNNNNNNNNNNNNNNNNNNNNNNNNNNNNNNNNNNNNNNNNNNNNNNNNNNNNNNNNNNNNNNNNNNNNNNNNNNNNNNNNNNNNNNNNNgtttttttttttttttgagtaattcttttaattttggtTGTTCCGATGGGCAGCGAAGCAACCAAACCGTGTTTTGTTTACTTCGCTGTTCGCCTTACATGTTCGAAATTGTATATATTGTTTCGCGCGGCATTGTACATTCGTACACGCGtacatttgtacatttatgtatttatatatataatatatatgtacagtacagtacatgtgcgtatgtacatacgtcCGTTACGATGGAGCGTGGCAAGCCGTTTCGCTGTTCACGCGCCCGCGAGTATTACAGTTTGTTACATACGTCACGCGGGGTTCACGTTTACGCATGTTCGTTCttggggaaaggaaaaagaagtgaCCCCCAagttatccatttttatatgcaacAAGAAGGGTAACACAGTTACAGAGTTACATATGCGAGAACTGTTGGCCATTTGTTACAATGCGGTGCGTGCCAAgtggtacatatatatataacccTCTCACAATGTACATATAGCTGTGCGCGTACAACTACTTTTGCTGAACGAAATTATTGCATTTGTCCTTGGTCGCAAGGCGAACCATGCACTGCGACTCCTGTGCTTTCATATTCCATTTACCACTTCCGCTCccgctttcccctttttttttttatttttcatgttttgCCTTGTTCACCAGCTGCACTTGCAATTTTCTCAAAACCATTTCGGTCGGGTTGTCTCCTTCATGAGAATTTATGTACAAGTGAAGGGGTCATCCGGTGATCACGAGATTATTACCTTAACGTACCCGCATCGCGTGTACCTTTTGCGGAGTTCTCGGGCCAAATAAGCACTCGCCATTATGCGGAGCATTTTAAGTCGGATTGGGGTTTTACGTCCCTCTCGCCCCACTCTAATTGTTACAATAATGAACTGAAGAACAAAAGTGGGCGAACATATGAAAAGGTAACCCCGCTCGTCCATCGGAAAAGTACAACATGAGAGTGCTGACTTCTTACGATGGGGTTGCCAACCTTTGCGTGTCGAACTGTTTGTCCTTCCCCATTGTATTCACTACCCTGAGAGCTAGGCGGTTACCGTTTGTACTTTCTTCTCCGTACCGTCTCCTAACGCGATTGGAAATTCCATTCCTTTTACGTATAGTCGCCCCTTTACAAGTTGAAATGGAGCGAGCGAAGAGGGGGAAAGCTCAGTGCGTGCCGTGTGTATAACGCAGCTTTTACGCCGCGGACATAGGGCACCAAATGGACGAACTGATATATGCCCCCAGTCGTCGTACACCAGAATGGCAAACCAATCACCTTCGCCAATTTTCGTTGCCCCGTGAATTACTCACATCGTGCGTATAACACCCATgtgttaaaaatgcacacacacagggCTGCACAGATGAGGAAATATGAACACATGTGAACCGAAACtgagttgtatttttttttttttttgctgccctCTCTCTCATTTGCTACACCTTCAGTGcgaggaaatattttatatgcacaGGCGAGTAACGCATTTCAGTTTTGTGCCCCCTTCGGTTATCATCGCTAAGTGTGTGTATGGGGAGCTATTCCCTGTCCTCTCTTTTACCCCTTCCCCATGTTTTGCCCCCAGAGAAAATACCTACCCAAAGGCGAAATTGATAAAGGCTGAATGGAGCTCGCCAATTAGGCGTACTCTTACATGTACGTGTGTGCGAGTCCGTTTGTCTACCCGTTTAAAGGCGTTCCCGAACTGTCATCAACCGCAGgggcaaagggggggg includes the following:
- a CDS encoding zinc finger protein (putative), which translates into the protein MSSEKNATTPTPVLCENNCGFYGNPANNNLCSKCYREFQEKKKKEISDMEKINEKNITENLHNYKKINSLMEPSYISDKKMEAETSTFVKNENPLPEEQQPASTNLNSVETDNNENNDTNQNASGSSSSNAAPNVTDEPSSSSNVNESEDKKKCFFCCKRIGLLGIKCRCNHYFCSLHRYADAHNCTFDYKNYHKQQLIKNNVKVVADKVKKI